One Methanobacteriales archaeon HGW-Methanobacteriales-1 DNA window includes the following coding sequences:
- a CDS encoding MBL fold metallo-hydrolase — protein sequence MSESKLRPADRVEITVLVDNYIELFLGQSSQIDRRPAFSTEDICMAEHGLACIIKVFEGSEEHTILMDFGISDKSLLHNAKALNIDLEKIDATVLSHGHFDHTGGIFEFFNHFKDTPLIIHPDAFLERRLNNPALSPVEIPKLEEESLKEAGAVIVKSEGPTLTASDLVLVTGQVERKTSFEKGFPWAEAKINGEWVVDPINDDQGIVINLKHKGLIVISGCAHAGIINTAKYSQKIAQNDNVHAVLGGFHLTGPLFESIIKPTIDEMKKINPDYVVPMHCTGWDAINQFKAEMSDQVILNTVGTTYIFD from the coding sequence ATGAGTGAATCAAAACTAAGGCCCGCAGACCGAGTAGAAATTACAGTTCTGGTTGATAATTATATTGAGCTTTTTTTAGGTCAAAGTTCTCAAATAGATCGAAGGCCTGCATTTTCTACAGAAGATATTTGCATGGCAGAACACGGATTGGCCTGCATCATAAAAGTTTTTGAAGGTTCTGAGGAACATACCATACTCATGGATTTTGGAATATCAGATAAATCATTATTACACAATGCAAAGGCTTTAAATATTGATTTAGAAAAAATTGATGCAACTGTTTTAAGCCACGGACATTTTGATCACACTGGGGGAATTTTTGAGTTTTTTAATCACTTTAAAGACACTCCACTTATAATCCATCCCGATGCTTTTTTAGAACGCCGTTTAAATAACCCTGCTTTAAGTCCGGTTGAAATACCTAAACTTGAAGAAGAATCATTAAAAGAAGCGGGAGCTGTAATTGTTAAATCAGAGGGCCCAACTTTAACTGCTTCTGATTTAGTTCTGGTTACTGGCCAGGTGGAAAGGAAAACTTCCTTTGAAAAAGGTTTTCCATGGGCTGAGGCCAAAATTAATGGTGAATGGGTAGTAGATCCTATTAATGATGACCAGGGAATTGTCATCAATCTCAAACACAAAGGCCTGATTGTTATTAGTGGTTGTGCCCATGCAGGAATTATTAATACTGCAAAATATTCTCAAAAAATTGCCCAGAATGACAATGTTCATGCGGTTTTAGGTGGTTTCCATCTTACCGGGCCATTATTTGAATCAATAATTAAGCCTACTATTGATGAGATGAAAAAGATAAATCCTGATTATGTGGTGCCCATGCACTGCACTGGATGGGATGCTATTAATCAATTCAAAGCAGAAATGTCGGATCAAGTTATTTTAAATACAGTAGGGACTACTTATATTTTTGATTAA
- a CDS encoding MoxR family ATPase produces MSEIILYSNYSNSKDIGDLLTKNNYIPDETIENVVFLALSLKKPILIEGPPGTGKTELSKSVSKAFERDFFRIQCYEGITFEQIVGEWNYQKQLLHLEMSKLAENNDNEKDIFNNEFFIKRPLLSAFMNDRPSVILIDEIDKADEEVESFLLQALGEKQITVNDLGTFDLQNDLMFILTSNSQRQLLDETKDRCLYLYIDYPSFDRELEIVKSQLPNASPELIKLVVKAMQKIRTMNLTKKPSIRGTVDWVRSLILFNKTNLDEDSLKKTINVVIKNEEDKNKVLDNL; encoded by the coding sequence ATGTCAGAAATTATTTTATATTCAAATTATTCAAATTCAAAGGATATTGGTGACCTTTTAACTAAAAATAATTATATTCCAGATGAAACAATTGAGAATGTGGTTTTTTTAGCATTATCACTAAAAAAACCAATACTCATTGAAGGTCCTCCTGGTACAGGGAAAACAGAACTTTCTAAATCTGTTTCTAAAGCATTTGAAAGGGATTTTTTCAGAATACAATGCTATGAAGGCATAACCTTTGAACAAATAGTGGGTGAATGGAATTACCAGAAACAGCTTTTGCATCTGGAAATGTCAAAACTTGCTGAAAACAATGATAATGAAAAAGACATTTTTAACAATGAATTTTTCATAAAAAGACCCCTTCTTTCAGCTTTTATGAATGATAGGCCTTCAGTTATATTAATTGATGAAATTGATAAGGCAGACGAAGAAGTGGAAAGCTTCTTACTTCAGGCCCTTGGTGAAAAGCAAATAACCGTGAATGATCTGGGAACATTCGATCTACAAAATGATTTAATGTTTATTTTGACATCAAACTCTCAAAGGCAACTTTTAGATGAAACTAAAGATCGTTGTTTGTATTTATATATTGATTATCCTTCTTTTGATCGGGAATTAGAAATTGTAAAATCACAGCTACCAAATGCTTCTCCCGAACTAATTAAACTGGTTGTGAAAGCTATGCAAAAAATTCGGACCATGAATTTAACTAAAAAACCTTCTATTCGAGGCACGGTTGATTGGGTTAGAAGTTTGATCTTATTTAATAAAACCAATTTAGATGAGGATTCTCTCAAAAAAACCATTAATGTAGTCATTAAAAACGAGGAAGATAAAAATAAAGTTTTAGATAATCTTTAA
- a CDS encoding VWA containing CoxE family protein has protein sequence MMKDILQFSQMLRDNGIPASVRSTKNACEAIPLIESNSADLKEVLASIYLKDYRQRNKFDKLYDQCFQGTGELEKPLEDSISSENKGKFIKSMKLDSPQKSFHSETKYVYTNYQFNSLKDTLSDDLKIEYLENTLGGKNNSNNINMDSNLLQSNLTSLNALQPELIELCQQLGRKLASKRARRNKLAKKQTPDIRKSIRKNLKNGGTLLELVKSKPKIKKQNHYFLSDVSISCDWISLWFFCMIYVAQNTFHKTRAFEFDNKTAEITSALDELNLINAFLNVLEIRQKNSMIQGKSNMYTSFESFLEQANLNSKSYVMILSDCRDWAGPKIDGKQASAEIIREISKKAKKVLILNPEPKLKWDVADSCISLYGDAGAEIHEVRNLEQLANLISSI, from the coding sequence ATGATGAAAGATATACTCCAATTTTCGCAGATGCTTAGGGATAATGGAATACCTGCCAGTGTTCGAAGTACAAAAAACGCTTGTGAGGCCATTCCTTTGATTGAAAGTAATAGTGCTGATTTAAAGGAGGTTTTAGCTTCTATCTATCTTAAAGACTACCGACAAAGGAATAAGTTTGATAAATTGTATGATCAATGTTTCCAGGGAACTGGTGAACTGGAAAAACCCCTAGAAGATTCAATTTCCTCTGAAAATAAAGGAAAATTCATCAAATCAATGAAGTTGGACAGTCCACAGAAGTCTTTTCATTCTGAAACTAAGTATGTATACACCAATTATCAGTTTAATTCCTTGAAGGACACTCTTTCAGATGATCTAAAGATAGAATACTTGGAAAATACTTTAGGTGGGAAAAATAACTCAAATAATATTAATATGGATTCTAATTTGCTTCAAAGTAATTTGACCAGCCTAAATGCACTTCAACCCGAGTTAATAGAACTTTGCCAGCAATTGGGCCGTAAATTAGCATCAAAAAGGGCCAGAAGAAATAAACTGGCTAAAAAACAGACTCCTGATATCCGTAAAAGTATCCGCAAAAACTTAAAAAATGGGGGAACCTTACTGGAGTTGGTAAAGAGTAAACCAAAAATAAAGAAACAAAATCATTACTTTCTAAGTGATGTCAGTATTTCCTGTGACTGGATAAGTCTGTGGTTTTTTTGTATGATTTATGTGGCTCAAAATACTTTTCACAAGACCAGGGCCTTTGAATTTGACAATAAAACTGCTGAAATCACATCTGCTCTAGATGAGCTGAATTTAATTAACGCTTTTCTCAATGTATTAGAGATAAGGCAGAAAAATTCCATGATTCAAGGAAAATCCAATATGTACACCTCTTTTGAAAGTTTCTTAGAACAGGCCAATTTGAACAGTAAGTCATATGTGATGATTTTAAGTGATTGTAGAGACTGGGCCGGTCCTAAAATCGATGGTAAGCAGGCTAGTGCAGAAATAATCAGGGAAATTTCTAAAAAAGCTAAGAAAGTTTTAATATTGAATCCTGAACCTAAATTAAAATGGGATGTGGCTGATAGTTGTATTTCTCTTTATGGTGATGCTGGTGCAGAAATTCATGAAGTACGGAATTTAGAACAGCTAGCCAATTTGATAAGCTCTATTTAA
- the hypA gene encoding hydrogenase maturation nickel metallochaperone HypA — MHELSMADAIVKTVIESAEKNDAIEVLEVTVEIGQMTMLNPEQIMFMVEVLSEDTILKGAKFNMEEIPIEIKCESCNFEGKIDFEGIDHYAPIINCPACEGRELSITAGRECNVKNIKIEQREEDAQDS; from the coding sequence ATGCATGAATTATCTATGGCCGATGCCATTGTGAAAACAGTAATTGAATCTGCGGAAAAAAATGACGCAATTGAAGTGCTGGAAGTAACAGTGGAGATTGGGCAAATGACCATGCTCAACCCAGAGCAAATAATGTTCATGGTTGAAGTTTTGAGCGAAGATACTATTTTAAAAGGTGCTAAATTCAATATGGAAGAAATTCCCATTGAAATTAAATGTGAATCCTGTAATTTTGAGGGAAAAATTGATTTTGAAGGAATAGATCACTACGCACCAATAATAAACTGCCCAGCATGTGAGGGCAGGGAATTGTCCATTACTGCAGGCCGAGAATGCAATGTAAAAAATATTAAAATCGAACAGAGGGAAGAAGATGCACAAGATAGCTGA
- the hypB gene encoding hydrogenase accessory protein HypB, which translates to MHKIAEVEIQHDIMVANRKLAQKNQKILDNSNVFGVDVLGAIGSGKTSLIEQLIQEIKYPVAVIAGDVISKFDAGRFERYDVPVIGLNTGKECHLDAHLVEHAFHDLPLDEVDILFIENVGNLICPVDFDLGAHMRMVVISVSEGDDTVEKHPLIFKDADLVVINKIDIAEAVGADSDKMVADVVKLNPDVQVIKTSLKTGEGFKDIMEALEKAKNE; encoded by the coding sequence ATGCACAAGATAGCTGAAGTCGAGATACAACACGATATCATGGTGGCTAATCGAAAATTAGCCCAGAAAAATCAAAAAATCCTGGATAACTCTAATGTTTTTGGAGTTGACGTTTTAGGAGCTATTGGGTCTGGTAAAACATCTTTGATTGAACAGTTAATTCAAGAAATAAAATATCCTGTAGCAGTTATTGCGGGGGATGTTATAAGTAAATTCGATGCTGGTCGATTTGAGAGATATGATGTTCCGGTCATAGGATTAAACACGGGTAAGGAGTGTCATTTAGATGCACACTTAGTTGAACATGCCTTCCATGATTTACCACTAGATGAAGTGGATATTTTATTCATTGAAAATGTTGGAAACTTAATCTGCCCAGTGGATTTTGATTTAGGGGCCCACATGAGGATGGTAGTTATAAGTGTCAGTGAAGGCGATGACACAGTGGAGAAACACCCATTAATATTTAAAGATGCTGACCTGGTGGTAATCAATAAAATAGACATTGCTGAAGCTGTTGGTGCTGATTCTGATAAAATGGTGGCTGATGTTGTAAAATTAAATCCAGATGTTCAAGTTATAAAAACAAGTTTAAAGACTGGTGAAGGATTTAAAGATATAATGGAAGCTTTAGAAAAGGCTAAAAATGAATAA
- a CDS encoding DUF1890 domain-containing protein, with protein MKKALILLGCPESPAQTPMALYASYKLKKTGYDVTMVSNPSAMRLLDVSDPEEVYVQNKTDIESCLENLNEGDFDLLLGFVHKDAAVAYFVTFYHILKTKSMALIFEKDAALLEDFEKQVAENTEAQIVSARAYHNPTPIRVKLDKAIGSLED; from the coding sequence ATGAAAAAGGCACTTATACTTCTGGGCTGTCCGGAATCACCGGCTCAAACCCCAATGGCACTTTATGCATCTTATAAGCTTAAAAAAACAGGATATGATGTTACAATGGTTAGTAATCCTTCTGCAATGAGACTACTAGACGTTTCAGATCCAGAAGAGGTTTATGTTCAAAATAAAACTGATATTGAATCCTGTCTTGAAAACTTAAATGAAGGGGATTTTGACCTTCTCTTAGGTTTTGTTCACAAGGATGCTGCAGTGGCTTATTTTGTAACTTTTTATCATATTTTAAAAACCAAATCCATGGCATTAATCTTTGAAAAAGATGCTGCTTTGTTGGAAGACTTTGAAAAGCAGGTTGCTGAAAATACCGAGGCCCAGATAGTTTCTGCGAGGGCTTATCACAATCCAACACCTATCCGAGTCAAGTTGGATAAGGCTATTGGGAGTTTGGAGGATTAA
- a CDS encoding N-acetyltransferase, whose amino-acid sequence MMDNIRIRTAKEDDFKAISQIANNCRPMVSERISIYHIFTKFFQNTVFIAEKVQNNNVKMIGFLIGFISQLNRSECYIHLLCVDPKHRGESAAFNLIQNFFDVVSQMGCKKVYLITKPINQKAISFYKKLGFNTEVPDSKIVKFGNLNVFKDYDGFGEHMIVFGKDIE is encoded by the coding sequence TTGATGGATAATATTCGAATAAGAACTGCAAAAGAGGATGATTTTAAGGCTATATCTCAAATAGCTAATAATTGTAGGCCTATGGTATCTGAAAGAATTTCTATTTACCATATTTTCACTAAATTTTTTCAAAATACAGTTTTTATTGCTGAAAAGGTTCAAAATAATAATGTAAAAATGATCGGGTTTTTAATTGGATTTATTTCTCAATTAAATCGTTCTGAATGTTATATTCATCTTCTGTGTGTTGATCCCAAACATAGGGGCGAAAGCGCGGCTTTTAATTTAATTCAAAACTTCTTTGATGTTGTATCTCAAATGGGTTGTAAAAAAGTTTATTTAATTACCAAACCCATTAATCAAAAAGCAATATCTTTCTATAAAAAACTGGGGTTTAATACGGAAGTTCCAGACTCTAAAATAGTTAAATTTGGAAATTTAAATGTATTTAAGGATTATGATGGCTTTGGAGAGCATATGATTGTTTTTGGAAAGGATATTGAATAA